Proteins encoded in a region of the Halobacteriovoraceae bacterium genome:
- a CDS encoding biopolymer transporter ExbD: MKKRSRQTAAPEITPLIDVVFLLLIFFMTSTVFKKDELALLLNLPKTEQGEGKSTQKSTIIELSQNEVALNGKKLTLDTIENEIRSFTDKKQAIQLRVDQKVEYLRLVKILDLLKRNKLTNLELVTDLENNR, translated from the coding sequence GTGAAAAAACGCTCTCGCCAAACGGCCGCCCCTGAAATAACACCTTTAATCGATGTAGTTTTTCTACTTCTTATCTTTTTCATGACTTCTACAGTTTTTAAAAAAGATGAACTTGCTCTACTGCTCAATCTTCCCAAAACGGAACAAGGAGAAGGAAAATCAACCCAAAAATCAACCATTATTGAATTATCTCAAAATGAAGTTGCACTAAACGGTAAAAAACTAACCCTCGATACAATTGAAAATGAAATTCGATCATTCACAGATAAAAAACAGGCCATACAGTTGCGAGTTGATCAGAAAGTTGAGTATCTTAGACTTGTCAAAATTTTGGATTTATTAAAGAGAAATAAACTTACCAATTTAGAGCTTGTCACTGACTTAGAAAACAATCGTTAA